The window TATTCGCGCGGGCAGCTGATGGACCGGATCTATCCGGACCAGCGCATCGTCAGCGACCGCACGATCGACAGCCATGTGAAGAAGCTGCGCCGCAAGATCGCGGAGGCGGGCGTCGCGGGGGAGTGGGTCCACTCGGTCTACGGCGTCGGGTACAAGTTCGAGGGGCCGGCGGCGGGCTGATCGCCCGCGGATTGCTCAATTCGGGAGCCGATTCCTCTTTTAGGGAATTGCCTGTTGGCGAACCATCGGACTAAAAACCAATAAAATCAGTGTGTTGTTGTTATGTAAGCCCTTGGCACTCTTCTTGGAATGGTATTGGACAGAAGTTAGACAACCCAACACCCCAGGAGGTGTCCCATGAAAAAGCTTACCACTTCGCTCCTCGCCGCCATGATCTCGCTGTCCGTCGCCGGTCTTTCCATCGCCGCCGAGCCCGCTCCTGCCACGGCCCCGGCCGACCAGGCCGCTCCGGCCGTCAAGAAGGCCGCCAAGCCCGCGAAGAAGCACGTCCGCAAGCACGCCAAGAAGGCGGCCAAGAAGGCAGCGGCCCAGACCGCACCGGCTGCGATGCCCGAGACCCCCGCGAAGTAACCGGCGTCAATCAACCAACCACCCGACCGGCGCGGAGGGAATCATTTCCTCCGCGCCGTTTTCTTTTGGTGCGCCCCCTCCGGGCTACTGCTTTTCCACCCGGGCGTATTCCTTCCGGATCCGCTCCAGTCCCTTCCGGTAGGCCTCGACGTCGCCGTATTCGAAGAAGCGGGGATAGCGGCCGTGCGCATCGCGGATCCGGCGCGCGTGCTTGATCGGGCACCAGTACTGCTCCGTGCGCCCCGTGACCTCCCGGAAAAAAGCCGACAGCCCGTTCGCATAGGAACAGTAGCCGCAGTGCAGCTTCTCGAGCACGTTCAGGTAGGGCAATTCCTCCCGGTCGAAAACCCAGTAATCCCGCCGCCGCACCTTGGGGATCCCGTAGATCGGGAAGCAGACCGCCTGGTAGATCATCGTGAACAGGTCGAGCATCACCATCGGCACGAGGCCGGCATAGATCAAGGGCGCCGTCAGGGCGACGAGCGGCCGGGAGCTGATCAGGTATCCGGGAAGACCCGCCCGAAGCCGCCGGCCCTGCGTCAGCATCTCCTCGGCGATCTGGAGCCGTTTGGCCTCGATCGACTGGAGAAACTCCACCCGCCGATTCCTGAAATCCTTCTCGATCTCTTCCTCGAGCGCCTTGGCGGCCTGGAGCAGGTCGTCGATTTGATGGACCACGCGCACCTCCTTCGAACTGTTCCATCTATAACATGATCCCGGCGGGAAGCCCGGCCGCAAGCCCGGCATCCAAGGAGAGGAATGCGGATGGAAAACCCATATCGCGGGAGAGGAGATGTCCATGACCGGTTGGATCCTGCTGTTGCTCGTCGTGCTCGCCGCTGTCGTGTTGGGCGTCGCACCCTGGCGCCGCCGCCTGTTCGGCCCCGCGCTCATGGCGCTCTATCGTCGCAGGCTTCCGCCGATGTCGCAGACCGAGAAGGAGGCGATCGACGCGGGCACCGTCTGGTGGGATGCGGAGCTGTTCTCCGGGAAGCCCGACTGGCGCCGGCTGCTCGAGACGCCGCCGCCCCGGCTGACGCCCGAGGAGCAGGCGTTTCTCGAGGACGAGACCGAGGCGCTTTGCGCGATGTCCAGCGACTGGGAGATCGGGCAAAAGTACCACGACCTGCCTCCGCGCGTCTGGCAGTTCATCAAGGAGAAGGGTTTCTTCGGGATGATCATCCCGAAGCAGTATGGTGGGAAGGGTTTTTCGGCGTTTGCGCACGCGCAGGTCATCACGAAGCTGGCGTCCCGGTGCGGGGATGCCGCGGTGACGGTCATGGTGCCGAACTCGCTCGGGCCAGCGGAGCTGCTGGTCCACTACGGGACCGACGCCCAGAAGGAATACTACCTGCCGCGGCTCGCGCAGGGGCTCGAGATCCCGTGCTTCGCGCTGACGGGGCCCACCGCCGGCTCGGACGCCGCTTCGATCCCCGATTCGGGCGTCGTCTGCCTGGGAACATGGGAGGGGCGCGAGACGCTCGGGATGCGGCTTTCCTGGAACAAGCGGTATATCACGCTCGGTCCGGTGGCTACGCTGATCGGGCTTGCCTTCCGGCTGTCCGACCCGGATCACCTGCTCGGGGAAAAGGAGGATCTCGGCATCACCTGCGCGCTGGTCCCGGCCGACGCCCCCGGCGTCGAGATCGGACGCCGCCACATGCCGCTCGGCGCGGCGTTCCAGAACGGCCCCACCCGAGGGCGCGACGTGTTCCTGCCGCTCACGCAGATCATCGGCGGGCCCGCCATGGCGGGCCACGGGTGGCGGATGCTCATGGAGTGCCTCGCCACGGGGCGCGCGGTCTCGCTGCCGTCCACCGCCTGCGGCATGGGCAAGCTCGTCGTGCGCGCGACGGGCGCCTACGCGCGGGTTCGCCGCCAGTTCAAGGCGCCGATCGGCCGCTTCGAGGGGATCGAGGAGCCGCTGGCGCGGATGGGCGGCAACCTCTATCTGATGGACGCGGCGCGGGTCATGACGACCGGCGCCATTGCCCTCGGCGAGAAGCCGTCGCTCGTCTCCGCCATCTGCAAATACCACCTCACCGAGCGCGAGCGCGCCGTGGTGACCGACGCCATGGACATCCAGGGCGGGAAGGCGATCAGCCAGGGGCCGAACAACCTGCTGGGCACGGCGTACCAGCACCTCCCGATCGGGATCACGGTCGAGGGGGCGAACATCCTGACGCGGAACCTCATTATCTTCGGGCAGGGCGCCATCCGCTGCCATCCGTACGTGCTCAAGGAGATGCAGGCCGCATCCGGCGGCGACGTCGCGGCGTTCGACGCCGCGCTCTTCGGACATATCCGTCACGTGGCGGTCAACAAGCTGCGCGCCTTCGGGATGGCGCTGACCGGGTCGCGCCTCGTTTCGACACCCGCGGGGGCGGCGACGGAGACGGCCCGGTATTATCGCGACCTCACGCGCCTGTCGGCCGCCTTCGCCTGGCTCGCCGACGTCTCGATGCTGCTGCTGGGCGGTGCGCTCAAGCGCCGGGAGCGGATCTCCGCGCGTCTGGGCGATGCGCTCTCGATGCTGTATCTCGCCTCCGCCACGCTCAAGCGATATGAGGACGAGGGGCGGCAGAAAGACGATCTCCCGCTCGTCGACTGGGCGGTGCAGGACGCGCTGTTCCGCGCGGCGGACGCGCTGCACCTCGTGTGTGCGAACTACCCGGGCCGTTTGTTCGGAACGCTGCTGCATTTCGTGATCTTCCCGCTGGGGCGCCACTTCGCCCCGCCGTCCGATGCGCTGGGGCACGAGGTGTCGAAGCGGCTGATCGCACCCTCGGCGGCGCGCGACCGGCTGACCGCCGGGATGTTCCTGCCGAAGGGGGAGGACGAGCCGCTCGGCCTGCTCGAGGCGGCGCTGGATGCGACGATCGAGGCGGAGCCGATCGAGGCCCGGCTGCATGGTGCCCGCAAGGCCGGCACGATCCGTGGGGAGGGCGAGGCGCTGACGCAGGCCGCCGTGGCCGCGAAGGTGATCACGGCGTCGGAAGGGGAGTTGCTGGCGCATGCGGCGCGGCTGCGAGACGCGGTGATCCGGGTCGACGACTTCCCTAAGGATCTGGGTTTCGGCGCGCGCGCGGCGGGGCCGGAGGTTATCGCTTCCGGAGACATCCCGATCGGGAAATCGGGCTCCCTGGGCGCGGGAGTGCGCTGGTTCTGAGGCGGGGCTCGGATCGACAGCCGGGCAATGCGGGGGAGTGGAAGCCGCGGGTCGGCGCCCCACGGGCGCCGTCAGTTGCCGCTTCAGCTGTCCGCGACCTTGTTGATCTCGTATCCGTTCTTGCGGAAGGCATCCTTCAGGGCGGCATGTTGCTCGTCCGTCATGCCCTCCAGGACGGACAACAACGCTTTCTTTTCATTGCCGGAGGCGCACATGCGATCCCCAAGCGCATTCCGTAGAGGGGCCGGCAGGCCCGAATCGCCCAGGACGCGACCGATGTCCCCCGAATCGCAAAGGACCTGTTTCCGCCGCGCACAGTCGCTGGTCACGTAAAAAGCGGTTCCGTCCTTGTACACGATGAAATTCCGGGAACTGCAACCATCTGCGATCAGAGCGGCGATCAGTACGGCACTGCAGGACAGAAACCGTTGAAGGATCATCACCGACCCTCCCGTTGCGTGGCGGCGCGGGCGCGTGCGATGGAAACTGGTAGATGTATACAAATGCATTATAGCGCATCAGGGGAGGCGCGATGCCGCGAAAATAAAAACGGGCGACCCGGAAACCCCCGGATCGCCCGTCCTTGTCGCGAAGTGGTGCGCCTTACCGGCCGAAGAAGGGCACTACTGGGAGGTGATAGTTGCTCTATAGCATGCGGTTCTGGGTCAGCGGGAATAAATAAGCGGAAATCTTAACCGCATATTTATCCCTATCGGGCTGCCTATGCGTCTTCCTCATTCGCTTCAAGACTTTTTTCCGCCTTCCTGTTTTCCTCTCGCATTATTTTGTTCGCTTTCTCAGACAAGGAGGAAGCCAACTTTGCAAGGCCTGGTATCCTTGATAGTTTTTCGACCGAATTTGTTAGTTTAATGCTTTTATCCAAAGCATCCATAATAGGATGGTCAGCTTTATTGTAATCTGATATCAACTTGCCAGGATTTTCTGAGCTAACTTCCAATATTGCATATAGCAATTTCTCCCTCAGATCAATGGTCCCTGAACCATCCGGCAGCCCTTCAATTTGAGTAGATAGTCCCTCGTATGTTTTACTTATTGCCTCTTTATGTGAATACTCTTCAGCCAAGCGTTTGGATAGATTTATCCTTCTATTTGATGAATAGGCTATCCATGTAACCGGTATATATAACGGAACAATTGCCAGTACTAATCGAGGAAGTCGCAATATCACTTCTGCCAATGGCACTTCCTGTAACAGCGATACTATACTCACAGTAACTGGAATTAATGAGACAACACTCATACCTAGAATTGCCCACCTAAATACAATTTCATGCTTTGCCCCTTCCCTCACTTCCTGTTCTTTTTTATCAGAATATGCATGGCTCAATCCGGCGGTTAATGCCTTTGGGAGCAACGCTTCTATTTTACCCCTAACCAATTCAAATTCGTTGACGAATTTGTTAAGCAAAACTTGTACATCATCTGATTTGGTTTTTTCGAAATTTGACATTCTCAAAGACAGTTCTTCTAGCGCTGAAGAGGTAATGGTTATATGCGATGAAAATCCTGCTTTTAATTTTTTATATGTATCATCCAGTTCATCTTTAAGACCAGCGATATGTTTCGATTCCTTCGTTTTGTCGTCAGTCTCATCGTAGCCAAATATTTTATAGTAGACTTCATCGATTTCCCCATCTGCTGCCTCTACATTCTTATGCAATGACTCTATGTTGCTCGAAAGGGCCTTCGCCTTTTCGCATTGGGCATCAAACTCTTTCAATTTTGCCAGAACATTGGCATTGTCAGAATATACTCCCTGAATCTCCTCGAAATAATCCAACGCACTGTCGTGCCACAATTTTAATTTTTCGACAGTCTGCGAAACTTCCTCAATCGACGCGGTCGCATTAGTGGCATCTGAAACCACCTTATCCTGTAGCTCTTTGATATTGGCCGCGGCAGCAACAGATTCGTCGAATATTGTATTTATCTCATCTTGTTTGCCTGAAACATCTGACAAACTAGACGAAAGGCTATTCAATATATTCTTTGCGGCATCCACAGATTTTTTCAGTTCAGACTCTAGCTCTGGGGTTTTTTGTTTTAACTCTAATTCCAGCGATTCTATTCTCCCCCATAATTTAAGCCTTTCTTCATCCAAGAAATTATTGTCCACATATCCTCCCAATACATAATTAAATATTAGAACTGTAACCGTTGTGTCCTACGACACAAATTGGCTGATAGAACCCCCCGTTTCGGTAACACGGGGGGCGCAAACTGCAAACCCCATCTCGAAACCTTGCTCACCCCCAACGGCATACTCCATATGCAGAATCATGTCAAAAAAATAATTGACTGCGAAATAAGTCCGTGAGAGTCTAGTGAATGTTGTAAGACATTCATGCGAAAGGTAACCGAATGGACCCCAAAGACCTCAGCAAACTGTGGAGTGCCCCAGACAATTCCAGATTAACCCCGAAACAAATTTCCATCCGGTTGCCTCTCCACGTCGCGGCCAAGATCAACGCTATCAGCGAAATGTTTCCCACAAAAACGAAGACACAAATCATCGGGGACCTGTTGGCCTCGGCGCTAGCTCAATTCGCTCAAGGGCTTTCACGTGAACCGTATCCGTATGAGGAGGAGAAAGACCCTGAATTCGAGCCATGCGGGCCGCACGCAAGGTACGAAAGTTTAGTGGCGAGTCATCTCGCGGAACTTGAGCAGGAAAAGGAAGGCGACTGAGGACCAGGCGGTGACGTTACCCAATTCCAAAGGTCTGCTGCTCCACGGCATCGATACGCTTCAATGCGCGTACTACCTGAGTTCATTGGGTCGGTCGTGCGGGATCGACTTCACGGAGTTGCGGACGCTTCGGGAAACTCTACGCAACCGAAAATCCAAAGACCCCGAAATGATCACCCTCGGGGATACGCCATTTCTTCTCGCTTCGCATGGGACAAGTTCAGGGTATCCCTTTCTTCTCACCAATGAAGATTTCAAGATCGAGTGCGGGGAATTCAATTCGCCTTCGTTCTTTGTGACGTTCAAGAGTCAGGCGCTCTGGAAGGAAACGGCATACGCGCTTCATGGCAAGTTCCTCGCTTGGGCGGCCAACCTGGGCTTCAAAGCGATTCGTCCGGAAACTCTTTCCCGCGTGGATTACTGCTTCGACTATCACCTTCCTGAAATCGACTTCAATGAGGACTCGTTCGTCAGTCGGTCAACCAAAGACAGCCAGCATCGGGAAAACGGCAAGGTGCAAACCTTCACGCTCGGGCGCGGCGATATCGTGCTGCGCATTTACGACAAGGTCGCCGAGATAGCCGAGCAAAGCGACAAGGTCTGGTTCTTCGAACTGTGGAAGCAGGACCAGGACGTCTGGCGCATCGAGTGGCAAGTGCGCAAACCAATCTTGAAGCAATTCGGTATCGCGGCCTTTGATTCCCTGCGGCAAAGTCACGGCGATCTTCTCCGGTATCTTGCCGAGGAGCACACAACGCTTCGGAGTCGGACTGAGAAGGGCACTACGTCGCGGTCGAATACATAGAACCGGGGGCGTCGGCCACGGACGACCGGCGTCCTGTCTTTCAACAGATGATCTCGGAGGCAACTCTTTCGCCTTCGCCATTCGATGCCATCGTGGTTCATTCCCTCTCGCGTTTTTTCCGTGATTCATTCGAGTTCATGTTTTACGAGCGCAGGCTTCGCAAGAGCGGGGTCAAGGTCATCTCCATCACGCAGCAGACGAGCGATGATCCCGCCGGCGAGATGGCCCGAAAGATGTTCTCGATGTTCGATGAGTACCAGAGCAAGGAAAACGGAAAGCATACGCTTCGCGGGATGCAGGAAAACGCGCGGCAGGGATACTTCAACGGATCACAAAGTCGACGAAGCGGTACTCGCCACCCTTAAACAACGGGTTTTAACAGACGTCCGCGTGACACAGATGCTGCGCGAGTTGAAAGGGCGTCGATCCGCCACCGACGCAACCAAACAGGCGTACTTGAAACAATTAGGCGTGGAGTTGGAAAAGGTGCGGCAGGGCACGGATCGGCTTCATGAAGCCGTTGCATCGGGCTTCCTGCCGATGGATTCCTCGCTCACAGAGAAGGCGCACAAACTCTCGACGCGGCGTCAGGAGATTCTGACCGAGATGGCCGGGATCAGGCGGGAAGCGGAGATGCCGAACGAGATGCTTTCTCCGAAGAACATCCATGCGTTTACCGAGGCGATGCGGAAACGGCTGAGCGATCCGGAATGCCAGTTCGGCAAGGATTATCTGCGATTGTTGGTGAAGGAAATCCGGATTACAGGGAAGGAAGTCCGGATGCGCGGCAGTTATGCGGGGATCGCACACGCCATCGTGAAGAAAGAACTGGGCACGGCCTCGCAAGAGGGAGTGCCCAGTTTCATACCAGGATGGTGCGCCCTGAGGGATTCGAACCCCCAACCCTCAGATCCGAAGTCTGATGCTCTATCCGTTGAGCCAAGGGCGCGTGGTTGCCATCATAACGCGACCGTGGGCGGCGCGGTAGGACTTTCGAGCATGATGG is drawn from Candidatus Deferrimicrobiaceae bacterium and contains these coding sequences:
- a CDS encoding acyl-CoA dehydrogenase, which produces MTGWILLLLVVLAAVVLGVAPWRRRLFGPALMALYRRRLPPMSQTEKEAIDAGTVWWDAELFSGKPDWRRLLETPPPRLTPEEQAFLEDETEALCAMSSDWEIGQKYHDLPPRVWQFIKEKGFFGMIIPKQYGGKGFSAFAHAQVITKLASRCGDAAVTVMVPNSLGPAELLVHYGTDAQKEYYLPRLAQGLEIPCFALTGPTAGSDAASIPDSGVVCLGTWEGRETLGMRLSWNKRYITLGPVATLIGLAFRLSDPDHLLGEKEDLGITCALVPADAPGVEIGRRHMPLGAAFQNGPTRGRDVFLPLTQIIGGPAMAGHGWRMLMECLATGRAVSLPSTACGMGKLVVRATGAYARVRRQFKAPIGRFEGIEEPLARMGGNLYLMDAARVMTTGAIALGEKPSLVSAICKYHLTERERAVVTDAMDIQGGKAISQGPNNLLGTAYQHLPIGITVEGANILTRNLIIFGQGAIRCHPYVLKEMQAASGGDVAAFDAALFGHIRHVAVNKLRAFGMALTGSRLVSTPAGAATETARYYRDLTRLSAAFAWLADVSMLLLGGALKRRERISARLGDALSMLYLASATLKRYEDEGRQKDDLPLVDWAVQDALFRAADALHLVCANYPGRLFGTLLHFVIFPLGRHFAPPSDALGHEVSKRLIAPSAARDRLTAGMFLPKGEDEPLGLLEAALDATIEAEPIEARLHGARKAGTIRGEGEALTQAAVAAKVITASEGELLAHAARLRDAVIRVDDFPKDLGFGARAAGPEVIASGDIPIGKSGSLGAGVRWF
- a CDS encoding recombinase family protein, coding for MEPGASATDDRRPVFQQMISEATLSPSPFDAIVVHSLSRFFRDSFEFMFYERRLRKSGVKVISITQQTSDDPAGEMARKMFSMFDEYQSKENGKHTLRGMQENARQGYFNGSQSRRSGTRHP